In Deinococcus sp. QL22, the following are encoded in one genomic region:
- a CDS encoding recombinase family protein, with amino-acid sequence MVDKQAVSCIRVSTDQQEDRHGPERQRRDIEREAAYAGLTLTHWLEESVSGAKGARQHSNSYYDLARANPGMNFIFSASNRVARHVEIIVGIARELQKLGAVVWVSGIGNLSQPRNWKEFLRDAVDAESDYTNIVKQLTDGKRDKAQLGHWAQGRVPWGYKLARDERGISTLPVIDEAAARVVRRVFELYATHGGNTLTMRQLNAEGLKTAEGKDWTISGVAAMIRNERYTGRAQFYGHLVTYPAIVEPELWNQVQGAIRHRRRGERLTTGPHLLTGVARCGSCGGAMSYILSKGSGRGQARDGGYYRYLRCSHVPQCSHMKNYRVGEIEAASWEAFTQTLADPDLLRPLLTDAPPAPSNHSRRLAEIAQEMADTLSRAVRYGLPDDVVEAALKPLQLEQERLTREDAPLPVPEDALTPEVRDIAAGLSAGLPHLEPEGRRELLTALRVRLSVEPGGAVSVTALDLPRA; translated from the coding sequence ATGGTTGACAAGCAGGCCGTCAGTTGCATAAGAGTGTCCACTGACCAGCAAGAAGACCGTCATGGCCCCGAGCGGCAACGGCGGGACATTGAGCGCGAGGCAGCCTACGCAGGCCTGACACTCACGCACTGGCTAGAAGAGTCGGTCAGCGGCGCAAAGGGGGCACGGCAACACTCCAACAGTTACTACGACCTGGCGCGGGCGAATCCTGGCATGAACTTCATTTTCTCTGCCTCGAACCGGGTGGCGCGGCATGTGGAAATCATCGTGGGCATTGCCCGCGAGCTGCAGAAGTTAGGAGCCGTGGTCTGGGTGTCGGGCATCGGGAATCTCAGCCAGCCGCGCAACTGGAAGGAATTCCTCAGAGACGCGGTGGATGCCGAATCCGATTACACCAACATCGTTAAGCAGCTCACTGACGGGAAACGAGATAAGGCACAACTCGGCCACTGGGCACAGGGGCGCGTCCCATGGGGCTACAAGCTCGCTCGGGACGAACGGGGGATCTCCACCCTCCCTGTCATTGACGAGGCGGCGGCACGGGTCGTGAGGCGGGTATTCGAGTTGTACGCCACGCACGGCGGCAACACGCTGACGATGCGCCAACTGAACGCCGAAGGCCTCAAGACGGCTGAGGGGAAAGACTGGACGATCAGCGGGGTGGCAGCCATGATCCGCAATGAGCGGTACACCGGGCGGGCGCAGTTCTACGGCCACCTCGTCACCTATCCGGCCATCGTTGAACCAGAGTTGTGGAACCAGGTGCAGGGCGCCATTAGACACCGCCGCCGAGGGGAGCGGCTGACCACTGGCCCCCACCTGTTGACGGGAGTGGCCCGCTGCGGCTCGTGTGGCGGGGCCATGAGTTACATCCTCAGCAAGGGCAGTGGCCGGGGGCAGGCCAGAGACGGCGGCTACTACCGGTACCTGCGGTGCTCCCATGTGCCTCAGTGCAGCCATATGAAGAACTACCGAGTCGGTGAAATTGAGGCCGCAAGTTGGGAGGCCTTTACGCAAACCCTGGCTGATCCTGACCTGCTGCGCCCGCTGCTCACTGACGCGCCCCCCGCGCCGTCCAACCATTCGCGCCGCCTGGCCGAGATTGCTCAGGAGATGGCGGATACCCTCTCGCGGGCCGTGCGCTACGGTCTGCCGGATGATGTGGTGGAAGCGGCCTTGAAACCGCTGCAACTGGAACAAGAGCGGCTGACGCGGGAGGATGCGCCCTTGCCTGTGCCTGAAGATGCTCTGACGCCGGAAGTGCGGGACATTGCAGCGGGGTTGAGTGCAGGCCTGCCACACTTGGAACCGGAAGGGCGGCGGGAGTTGCTGACGGCGCTCCGGGTTAGACTGTCGGTTGAACCGGGTGGGGCGGTTTCAGTGACCGCGTTAGACCTCCCACGCGCTTAA
- a CDS encoding YbaB/EbfC family nucleoid-associated protein has product MDMKKLMKQMQQAQAAAAKIQDNLAAQSVEGTASGLVTVTMSGHGKITALKIKPEAVDPDDVEALEDLILVAMQDATAKADALQQDATRGLGLPGF; this is encoded by the coding sequence ATGGACATGAAGAAATTGATGAAGCAGATGCAGCAGGCGCAGGCCGCCGCCGCCAAGATTCAGGACAACCTCGCCGCGCAGTCGGTGGAGGGCACGGCCAGCGGGCTGGTCACGGTGACCATGAGCGGCCACGGCAAAATCACGGCTCTGAAAATCAAGCCTGAAGCCGTAGACCCTGACGACGTGGAAGCCCTCGAAGACCTGATTCTGGTGGCCATGCAGGACGCCACCGCCAAAGCCGACGCCCTCCAGCAAGACGCCACACGCGGGCTGGGCCTGCCCGGATTTTGA
- the recR gene encoding recombination mediator RecR, with the protein MKYPPSLVALIRELSRLPGIGPKSAQRLAFHLFEQPREDIERLAGSLLAAKRDLHVCPICFNITDADRCDVCSDPNRDQNLIAVVEEPGDVIAIERSGEYRGLYHVLHGVLSPMNGVGPDKLHIRPLLPRVTEGMEVILATGTTVEGDATALYLQRLLEPLGALVSRIAYGLPVGGALEYADEVTLGRAMTGRQRVSK; encoded by the coding sequence ATGAAATACCCGCCTTCCCTCGTGGCCCTGATTCGCGAGCTGTCGCGCTTGCCGGGCATCGGCCCCAAGAGCGCCCAGCGGCTGGCCTTCCACCTGTTCGAGCAGCCCCGCGAAGACATAGAGCGGCTGGCCGGGTCGTTGTTGGCGGCCAAGCGTGACCTGCATGTGTGCCCGATCTGCTTCAATATCACCGACGCAGACCGCTGTGACGTGTGCAGCGACCCCAACCGAGATCAGAACCTGATTGCGGTCGTGGAGGAACCCGGCGACGTGATCGCCATCGAGCGCAGCGGCGAATACCGGGGGCTGTATCACGTGCTGCACGGCGTTCTGAGTCCTATGAACGGCGTCGGCCCCGATAAGCTGCACATCCGGCCCCTGCTGCCGCGTGTGACGGAAGGCATGGAAGTGATTCTGGCCACCGGAACCACCGTGGAGGGCGACGCCACCGCGCTGTATTTGCAGCGGTTGCTGGAGCCTCTGGGCGCACTGGTGAGCCGGATCGCCTACGGGTTGCCGGTGGGCGGCGCACTGGAATATGCCGACGAAGTGACGCTGGGCCGGGCCATGACGGGGCGGCAGCGGGTCAGTAAGTAG
- a CDS encoding GNAT family N-acetyltransferase translates to MSDTPVSLPTAPAPPADWMLVPTLPGRFITLEALTEAHAEALNSGADADTVAMLARGGPEEATAEAWASYITRLNALPNRINWAVLLGGQAVGRISYSEVKTSDRWMEIGTMLLPGARGGVVNPESKLLLLTRAFEVLGANRVHFKVDARNARSLAAMRKMGAVEEGTLRQYQVRPDGFARDSVIFSILQDEWQTVKAGLQARLTAAAS, encoded by the coding sequence ATGAGCGATACGCCCGTTTCTTTGCCTACAGCCCCAGCTCCCCCCGCCGATTGGATGCTTGTGCCTACCCTGCCGGGCCGGTTTATTACCCTGGAAGCCCTGACAGAAGCCCACGCCGAAGCACTGAACTCGGGGGCCGACGCCGATACGGTGGCGATGTTGGCGCGGGGCGGCCCGGAAGAAGCCACCGCCGAAGCGTGGGCCAGCTATATTACGCGGCTGAATGCCCTCCCCAACCGCATCAACTGGGCGGTGTTGCTGGGCGGGCAAGCGGTGGGGCGCATCAGCTACAGCGAGGTCAAGACCTCTGACCGCTGGATGGAAATTGGCACGATGTTGCTGCCGGGCGCACGCGGCGGCGTGGTCAATCCCGAATCCAAACTGTTGCTGCTGACCCGTGCCTTCGAGGTGTTGGGAGCCAACCGGGTGCATTTCAAGGTCGATGCCCGCAACGCCCGCAGTCTCGCCGCAATGCGGAAGATGGGAGCGGTGGAAGAAGGCACGCTGCGCCAATATCAGGTGCGCCCTGACGGGTTTGCCCGTGACAGCGTGATATTCAGCATCTTGCAGGATGAATGGCAAACCGTGAAGGCAGGGCTGCAAGCGCGACTGACAGCGGCGGCCTCTTAA
- the rpsT gene encoding 30S ribosomal protein S20 produces MALRHKSAQKRHRQSLKRRMLNRSRKSTIKTFVKKAVEAAQQNVADAAAVQSKAESLIDKAAKGSTLHKNTAARKKSRLAKAINKLKAAAEQA; encoded by the coding sequence ATGGCCCTACGTCATAAATCTGCCCAGAAACGCCACCGCCAGAGCCTGAAGCGCCGCATGCTGAACCGCAGCCGCAAGAGCACCATCAAAACCTTCGTGAAGAAGGCCGTGGAAGCCGCCCAGCAGAACGTGGCCGACGCCGCCGCCGTGCAGAGCAAGGCCGAGAGCCTGATCGACAAGGCCGCCAAGGGCAGCACCCTGCACAAGAACACCGCCGCCCGCAAGAAGAGCCGCCTCGCCAAAGCCATCAACAAGCTGAAGGCCGCAGCCGAGCAAGCCTAA
- the recX gene encoding RecX family transcriptional regulator (binds RecA and inhibits RecA-mediated DNA strand exchange and ATP hydrolysis and coprotease activities), with protein sequence MSFRPKKPRPSPDLEGERPAKPARVPTPEEARDNLLAYAFRALGARALTAAELRAKLQRRSDDEALIEQVLERVQELGYQDDAQVAQAEGARRGIGGFRVRQTLKRRGVTAPLIDETMQARDPDDEQTSATELLSRRWPSLSRKRDPRSSAYGFLARRGFPGSVIWNAIREVSAEHIDDEDAVEPEFIDDDE encoded by the coding sequence GTGAGCTTCCGGCCCAAAAAACCACGCCCCAGCCCTGATCTCGAGGGCGAACGGCCTGCCAAACCCGCCCGCGTCCCCACCCCCGAAGAAGCCCGCGATAACCTGCTGGCCTACGCCTTCCGTGCGCTGGGGGCAAGGGCACTGACCGCCGCCGAATTGCGGGCCAAATTGCAACGCCGCAGCGATGATGAAGCACTAATCGAGCAGGTGCTGGAGCGCGTGCAGGAGCTGGGGTATCAGGACGACGCACAGGTGGCGCAGGCCGAGGGAGCGCGGCGCGGCATCGGCGGTTTCCGGGTGCGTCAGACCCTCAAGCGCCGGGGCGTGACGGCCCCACTGATAGACGAAACCATGCAGGCCCGCGACCCCGACGATGAGCAGACGTCGGCCACCGAATTGCTCAGCCGCCGCTGGCCCAGCCTCAGCCGCAAGCGCGATCCGCGTTCCAGCGCCTACGGATTCTTGGCGCGGCGCGGCTTTCCCGGCTCTGTTATCTGGAACGCTATCCGCGAGGTCAGCGCCGAGCACATTGACGATGAAGATGCAGTGGAGCCGGAGTTTATAGACGATGACGAATAA
- a CDS encoding metallophosphoesterase produces the protein MRVFAIADLHLATVIPKPMTVFGPQWAGHPDAIWAYWRELVCEEDVVLLPGDLSWAMRLPDAMTDLTVVAGLPGTKVLLRGNHDYWWPTASRLRAALPPRMLAVVNDAVRVGNVVVCGSRGWTTPGHEALNVEDERLLTREAERLSLSVKAAQALRQPGDHFLMMLHYPPASPPYPPNPLTDVIAAARPDLIVYGHLHGVPLERAIHQVDGIPAYLVAADGLKFRPKLLLDTGTVETGEQLG, from the coding sequence ATGCGCGTGTTTGCCATTGCCGATCTGCACCTTGCCACCGTGATTCCCAAACCCATGACGGTGTTTGGGCCGCAGTGGGCGGGCCACCCGGACGCAATTTGGGCATACTGGCGCGAACTTGTGTGCGAGGAAGACGTGGTGCTGCTGCCCGGCGACCTGTCTTGGGCCATGCGCCTGCCTGACGCCATGACCGACCTGACTGTGGTGGCGGGCCTGCCGGGAACCAAGGTGCTGCTGCGAGGCAACCACGACTATTGGTGGCCCACAGCCAGCCGCCTGCGTGCCGCGTTGCCGCCCCGAATGCTGGCGGTGGTCAACGACGCCGTCCGCGTGGGTAACGTGGTGGTCTGCGGTTCACGCGGTTGGACGACGCCCGGACACGAGGCGCTGAATGTCGAGGACGAGCGTCTGCTGACCCGTGAAGCCGAGCGCCTGAGCCTGAGCGTGAAGGCTGCCCAGGCCCTACGGCAACCCGGCGATCACTTCCTGATGATGCTGCACTACCCGCCCGCCTCACCGCCCTACCCACCCAATCCCCTGACCGACGTGATCGCGGCGGCGCGGCCCGATCTGATCGTGTACGGCCACCTGCACGGCGTTCCACTGGAGCGGGCCATTCATCAGGTAGACGGCATTCCAGCCTATTTGGTGGCCGCCGATGGGCTTAAGTTTCGGCCCAAACTGCTGCTGGATACGGGAACGGTGGAGACTGGAGAACAACTCGGCTGA
- a CDS encoding LrgB family protein, translated as MIWLALTLLAFALGTVLQVRLRSPLLNPTLLATVLLGGLLLLTRTPYETYTRATEPISAFLAPAVVALAVPLYRLRGLLARQWQALLLGGTAGTLVGVAVDTLLPRVLGLGLDAQRALATAPATSPVALQLAQITGATPALAATLAVLSGLLGALVLPAFLTLLGVRHPLARGIALGAVAHGIGTARAREESELTGAASSIGMGLAALVVTLVVAARG; from the coding sequence ATGATCTGGCTGGCCCTGACCCTGCTGGCCTTTGCACTGGGCACCGTGCTGCAGGTGCGCCTGAGGTCGCCGCTGCTGAATCCGACGCTGCTGGCAACCGTGCTGCTGGGCGGCCTACTGCTGCTCACGCGCACACCCTACGAAACGTACACGCGGGCCACAGAACCCATCTCTGCATTCCTGGCCCCGGCGGTGGTGGCGTTGGCTGTGCCGCTGTACCGCTTGCGTGGGCTGCTGGCGCGGCAATGGCAGGCGCTGTTGCTGGGTGGAACGGCGGGCACACTGGTAGGCGTGGCCGTAGATACCCTGCTACCGCGTGTGCTGGGCTTAGGTCTGGATGCACAGCGGGCACTGGCAACGGCTCCGGCCACCAGCCCGGTTGCGCTGCAATTGGCACAGATCACGGGGGCGACTCCGGCACTGGCGGCAACCTTGGCGGTGTTGTCGGGCCTGCTGGGAGCGCTGGTCTTGCCCGCCTTCCTGACCCTGTTGGGCGTGCGGCATCCACTGGCACGCGGCATTGCGCTGGGAGCCGTAGCCCACGGCATCGGCACCGCTCGCGCCCGCGAGGAAAGCGAGTTGACTGGGGCCGCGAGCAGTATCGGCATGGGCCTCGCCGCCCTGGTGGTGACGCTGGTGGTGGCGGCGCGAGGATGA
- a CDS encoding CidA/LrgA family protein — MPSQTAALTPPLRVVLGLGILVGFAALGEGLIRLLHLPLPGSVVGMVMLWAALSLRLVRLYWIEPAANGLLGILGLLFVPATVGAIQFLGAGAAWGLWLLVMLAGLLLGAGVAGLLAARLVRADGDGPR, encoded by the coding sequence ATGCCTTCCCAGACCGCTGCCCTGACGCCGCCGCTGCGCGTGGTGTTGGGGCTGGGCATTCTGGTCGGTTTTGCGGCACTCGGAGAAGGACTGATCAGGCTGCTGCATCTGCCCCTGCCGGGATCGGTGGTGGGCATGGTGATGTTATGGGCCGCGCTGAGCCTGCGTCTGGTACGCCTCTACTGGATAGAACCTGCCGCCAATGGGCTATTGGGCATCCTGGGGCTGCTGTTCGTCCCGGCCACCGTGGGAGCCATTCAATTTCTGGGAGCAGGGGCCGCGTGGGGGCTGTGGCTGCTGGTCATGCTGGCGGGACTGCTGCTGGGGGCAGGCGTAGCCGGACTGCTGGCAGCGAGGCTGGTGCGGGCAGATGGTGATGGCCCAAGATGA
- a CDS encoding 5'-methylthioadenosine/adenosylhomocysteine nucleosidase: protein MLAIMGAMDEEIELLLADLQAHETLTFSGLTLAGVTLHRGTLDGVPVLLTRGGIGKVNAALTTAYLLMQGATKVIFTGVAGGVHPELRVGDIVVSTDCVQHDVDVAALGYELGTVPGELPAWPADEQLRTIALEAARDVDGVRVLDGRIASGDQFIASREGVQRLWTLFGAACAEMEGAAVAQVCSKAGVPFVIIRSVSDTADHDANVDYRTFMPLVARHAKQVVRGMLARLTLQA, encoded by the coding sequence ATGTTGGCGATCATGGGCGCGATGGACGAAGAAATCGAGTTGTTGCTGGCCGACTTGCAGGCCCACGAAACGCTGACCTTCTCAGGGTTGACACTGGCGGGTGTGACCCTGCACCGGGGCACTCTGGACGGCGTACCTGTGCTGCTCACTCGCGGCGGCATCGGTAAGGTCAATGCGGCCCTGACCACGGCTTATCTGCTGATGCAGGGCGCCACAAAAGTTATTTTTACGGGCGTGGCGGGCGGCGTACACCCCGAACTGCGGGTCGGAGACATCGTGGTCAGCACCGATTGCGTACAGCACGATGTAGATGTGGCTGCCCTGGGCTACGAACTGGGCACAGTACCGGGCGAGTTGCCCGCCTGGCCCGCCGACGAGCAGTTGCGAACCATTGCCCTAGAGGCGGCACGCGATGTGGACGGCGTGCGCGTGCTGGACGGAAGAATTGCCAGTGGCGACCAGTTTATCGCCTCGCGGGAAGGCGTGCAGCGACTCTGGACGCTGTTCGGGGCCGCCTGCGCCGAGATGGAAGGCGCGGCAGTGGCGCAGGTGTGCAGCAAGGCGGGCGTGCCGTTCGTGATTATTCGTAGTGTCAGCGACACCGCCGACCACGATGCCAACGTGGATTACCGCACCTTTATGCCGCTGGTGGCCCGCCACGCCAAACAGGTCGTGCGCGGAATGCTGGCCCGCCTGACGCTGCAAGCCTGA
- a CDS encoding MalY/PatB family protein codes for MTGLHSPEVSAPEAADAHSQLDPAALRHPDSLKWMLYDEDVIPMWIADMDYPVASAILSALQDRLTRGLGYPQLMGDPLLTRLIQEKAATQGLTDLPTEGVALLPGVVPGIFAAVHALTTPGDGVLTMLPVYHPFHMSINDQRRVVQAAALTDSGIRWEIDWEALEGAVTPSTRLMLLCHPHNPTGRVWDAEELGKLRDFALRHNLYVCSDELHADLRFAKAPFESFAADPRVRGRTVTLTGPCKAFNTAGLGIGAMLSHDPALIKRLKTAVGGLMGHPSALSITMWQAALQEGGPWLAETVAYLRGNRDFLQAFLAEHLPYIKSYTVESTYLAWLDVRSHPQAGNIQQLLLEEARVAIHNGPVFAPDPQKAEYQGFIRVNFATSRALLAEALERMAGVLGGAVE; via the coding sequence ATGACTGGCCTGCATTCGCCTGAAGTGTCCGCACCAGAAGCTGCCGACGCCCACAGCCAACTCGATCCTGCCGCGCTGCGCCACCCCGATTCTCTGAAATGGATGTTGTACGACGAGGACGTCATTCCGATGTGGATTGCCGACATGGACTACCCGGTGGCCTCCGCCATCCTGTCTGCCCTGCAAGACCGTCTGACACGCGGTCTGGGTTATCCGCAACTGATGGGCGATCCACTCCTGACCCGTCTGATTCAGGAAAAGGCCGCCACACAAGGGCTGACCGACCTGCCCACCGAAGGAGTGGCGCTGCTGCCGGGAGTCGTACCGGGAATTTTTGCTGCCGTACACGCGCTCACCACTCCCGGCGACGGCGTGCTGACCATGCTGCCCGTGTATCACCCCTTTCACATGAGCATCAATGATCAGCGCCGCGTGGTGCAGGCCGCCGCCCTCACCGACTCGGGCATCCGCTGGGAAATCGATTGGGAAGCGTTGGAGGGGGCGGTCACGCCGTCCACGCGCCTGATGCTGCTGTGCCACCCCCACAACCCCACCGGGCGTGTGTGGGACGCCGAAGAACTGGGCAAACTGCGCGACTTTGCTCTGCGCCACAACCTCTATGTGTGTTCGGATGAACTGCACGCCGATCTCCGTTTTGCCAAGGCTCCATTTGAATCGTTTGCTGCCGATCCGCGTGTGCGGGGCCGCACGGTCACTCTGACGGGGCCGTGCAAGGCGTTTAACACGGCGGGACTGGGCATCGGGGCCATGCTCAGCCACGACCCGGCCCTGATCAAGCGCCTGAAAACAGCGGTGGGCGGCCTGATGGGACATCCCAGCGCCCTGAGCATCACCATGTGGCAGGCAGCCTTGCAAGAAGGCGGCCCCTGGCTGGCCGAAACGGTGGCCTATCTGCGGGGCAACCGCGACTTTTTGCAGGCGTTTTTGGCCGAGCACTTGCCGTATATCAAGTCCTATACAGTCGAGAGCACCTACCTCGCGTGGCTGGATGTGCGCTCTCATCCGCAGGCGGGCAACATTCAGCAGCTTTTGCTGGAAGAGGCGCGTGTTGCCATTCACAACGGCCCCGTGTTCGCGCCCGATCCGCAAAAGGCCGAATATCAGGGGTTTATTCGGGTCAACTTTGCCACCAGCCGTGCGCTGTTAGCCGAGGCATTGGAGCGGATGGCGGGGGTGTTAGGCGGGGCGGTGGAATAA
- a CDS encoding phosphotransferase enzyme family protein, with amino-acid sequence MNWQAALSCLTPDLVAAGAERWGAGNVRPVNLGFNHVYRGTTAAGDIALRFTHSSLRNPDALRPPLDFLRHAYTAGAGVCPPLPSLVGNWVEALPDGFLVTAIGWIDGPRVSDLPPTPALYRAFGQAIGELHVAGRNFQPTPCTPNMLDPSLAGVFPSWRFFWHRAAPHAAKHPDLARHFARLTPLVDEWGGPAGCWPDPADPEQSWSEGYGLTHGDLRPGNAIWDGRRVVIIDFDEPVFGPLATDLARAQLELPTDLLTTLGPHLLDGYRRVCSINTDWEGRLPILTQCRAALMAAWTISDTDSAAEIEALVTAPKDSDDSGALVSFGALVGLLNEQEESEGNSPPPSLPPQG; translated from the coding sequence ATGAACTGGCAAGCCGCCCTGAGCTGCCTCACGCCCGATCTGGTGGCCGCCGGAGCCGAACGCTGGGGCGCGGGCAACGTGCGCCCGGTGAATCTGGGGTTCAATCACGTGTACCGGGGCACCACCGCCGCCGGAGACATCGCCCTACGCTTCACCCATTCCAGCCTGCGTAACCCCGACGCCCTGCGCCCGCCGCTGGACTTCCTGCGCCATGCGTACACGGCAGGAGCGGGTGTTTGCCCACCACTTCCCAGCCTTGTCGGAAACTGGGTAGAGGCTTTGCCAGACGGCTTTCTGGTCACGGCCATCGGCTGGATAGACGGCCCCCGCGTGTCGGACTTGCCGCCGACGCCCGCGCTGTACCGGGCATTCGGGCAGGCCATTGGAGAACTGCACGTGGCTGGGCGCAACTTTCAGCCCACCCCCTGCACACCGAACATGCTTGACCCATCCCTCGCTGGGGTATTCCCGTCATGGCGCTTTTTCTGGCACCGTGCCGCGCCACACGCTGCCAAGCACCCTGATCTGGCTCGCCATTTTGCCCGCCTGACCCCCTTGGTGGATGAATGGGGCGGCCCGGCTGGATGCTGGCCTGACCCAGCCGATCCTGAACAAAGCTGGAGTGAGGGCTACGGCCTCACGCACGGCGATCTGCGGCCCGGGAATGCCATCTGGGACGGCAGGCGCGTGGTCATCATCGATTTTGACGAACCTGTGTTCGGCCCGCTGGCAACCGATCTGGCCCGCGCTCAGCTGGAATTGCCCACTGACCTGTTGACCACGCTGGGGCCGCATCTGCTGGACGGATACCGCCGAGTCTGCTCGATTAACACTGACTGGGAAGGCCGATTGCCGATACTCACACAATGCCGAGCCGCCTTGATGGCCGCGTGGACGATAAGCGACACAGACAGTGCGGCAGAAATAGAAGCGTTGGTAACAGCGCCAAAAGACAGTGACGACTCTGGTGCGTTAGTGAGTTTTGGGGCGTTGGTGGGGCTGTTGAATGAGCAAGAGGAGAGTGAGGGCAATTCACCCCCTCCCAGCCTCCCCCCTCAAGGGTGA
- the hisG gene encoding ATP phosphoribosyltransferase, translating to MTPAPTRTPDHLTLALPKGRILEEALVLLARAGLPLTMPEKSRALRHEFPGVTLLELRNQDVPVYVDLGVADVGIVGKDVLIESGRAVYEPVDLRFAACRLSLIREIGASGTIGRVGTKYPRAARAYLNAQGIPAEIVKLSGNIELAALTGLADAVIDLVQTGGTLRANNLEEVDVLFESSARLVVNRAALKLRRERLRPLIERLRALVAADTVG from the coding sequence ATGACCCCCGCCCCCACGCGCACGCCCGATCACCTCACGCTGGCGCTCCCCAAAGGCCGCATTCTGGAAGAAGCCCTCGTGCTGCTGGCCCGCGCTGGCCTGCCCCTGACCATGCCCGAAAAATCGCGTGCTCTGCGCCACGAATTTCCCGGCGTGACCCTGCTGGAACTGCGGAATCAGGATGTGCCCGTGTATGTAGATTTGGGCGTGGCCGACGTAGGCATCGTGGGCAAAGACGTGCTGATCGAGTCAGGCCGCGCCGTCTATGAACCTGTAGATCTCCGTTTCGCTGCCTGCCGTCTCTCGCTGATCCGCGAAATCGGGGCCAGCGGAACCATCGGGCGGGTGGGCACCAAGTACCCGCGTGCCGCCCGCGCCTACCTGAACGCGCAGGGCATTCCCGCCGAAATTGTGAAACTGAGCGGCAACATAGAACTGGCTGCCCTGACCGGATTGGCCGACGCCGTGATCGATTTGGTGCAGACGGGCGGCACCCTACGGGCCAACAACCTGGAAGAAGTGGACGTGCTGTTCGAATCGAGCGCAAGGTTGGTGGTGAACCGCGCAGCCCTGAAACTGCGGCGAGAGCGGCTGCGCCCGCTGATAGAACGGCTGCGCGCACTGGTAGCTGCCGACACGGTGGGGTAA